One stretch of Muribaculum intestinale DNA includes these proteins:
- a CDS encoding putative LPS assembly protein LptD: MARSHIYIGLSVIACALSAVAASRPQRADASLPVPPTVAMPGSPTIPDSDAIADILNTPVPDSTLAVPLLQRTLISDVDSDSLAAAVMPAGIDTPARSLIRREKVDLDNVVKFSAKDSMIMEGRNSAYMYGDAKLDYGDMKLEAEKVSMNMANSNVYAVGLPDSTGELIGTPVFTDKSGEYESETMSYNFKSQRGFITNVVTEQGEGYLTGGRTKKMENGEYFLQNGRYSTCNDHDHPHFYFQLTKAKVKPKSNIVTGPAYMVLAGLPLPLAVPFGYFPFSEKYSSGIIFPTFGDDYNRGFYLSNGGYYFAINDNIDLALTGEIYTKGSWGLTAQSSYVKRYKYNGSFNISYLTTIYGEKGNPDYSKQTNFQVLWNHSQDSKANPNMSLSASVNFTSSGYSRNDLNSYYSPSFTENTKSSTVNMTYRFPNSKWSLSTTANIAQRTSDSTLTVSFPNLTASMSQIYPFKRKRAVGKERWYEKIKLSYSGQFQNSLTAKQDVFFQKSLVKDWRNGARHSVPISATFSVFKYLNLTPSLQINDRMYTNKVRRQWDPNASAEVCDTTYGFYNVWDFQGSLSLDTKIYGFFQPMKFLGDKVKMIRHVLTPTISFSGNPDFGSPFFGYYGKYHYMNSQGEMVERQYSMFPNAVFGVPGTGRSGSVSLSLANNLEMKVKSDADSTGEKKISLIENFTVSQSYNFAADSMNWSNINTSLMLRLVKNFNLNLNATWDVYTYQLSPTGTPVRVNVPRWKVGKGLGRLSSTGTSFSYTFNNNTFKRGKDKDKNKDKNRRRRGSDDDDFDEDYDEEGDNFAGNNDRRRRRGNDDDSVEMGADGYMDWSVPWNLTFNYSVNYGYGTFNKKKMEYDGRITQNLSFSGNIQPTKNWNFGFSASYNFDTHKLAYMNCNISRDLHCFTMTASFVPVGPYKSYNFHISVKSSMLSDLKYDKRSSYSNGITWY; this comes from the coding sequence TTGGCACGCTCACATATTTACATCGGACTGTCTGTGATTGCCTGCGCATTGAGCGCAGTAGCTGCGTCGCGCCCTCAGCGTGCCGACGCATCGTTGCCTGTGCCACCGACTGTGGCCATGCCAGGCAGCCCGACCATACCCGACTCCGACGCAATAGCCGACATACTGAACACCCCGGTGCCGGATTCGACACTCGCAGTACCACTGCTGCAGCGCACTCTTATCAGCGACGTAGACTCCGACTCGCTCGCCGCAGCTGTGATGCCCGCCGGCATCGACACTCCGGCCCGCTCGCTGATACGCCGCGAGAAGGTCGACCTCGACAATGTGGTGAAATTCTCGGCAAAGGACTCCATGATAATGGAGGGTCGCAACTCGGCATATATGTATGGCGACGCCAAACTCGACTATGGCGACATGAAGCTCGAGGCCGAAAAGGTGTCGATGAACATGGCCAACAGCAATGTGTATGCCGTCGGTCTGCCCGACTCCACCGGCGAACTCATAGGCACCCCGGTATTCACCGACAAGAGCGGCGAGTATGAATCGGAGACCATGAGCTACAACTTCAAAAGCCAGCGCGGATTTATCACCAACGTAGTGACCGAGCAGGGCGAAGGATATCTCACCGGCGGACGTACAAAGAAGATGGAAAACGGAGAATACTTTCTGCAGAACGGACGCTACTCCACCTGCAACGACCACGACCATCCCCACTTCTATTTCCAGCTGACAAAAGCCAAGGTAAAGCCCAAGAGCAATATCGTGACCGGCCCGGCATATATGGTACTCGCCGGACTGCCGCTGCCGCTTGCGGTGCCCTTCGGCTACTTCCCGTTCTCCGAGAAATACTCATCCGGCATAATTTTCCCCACGTTCGGCGACGACTACAACCGCGGCTTCTATCTGAGCAACGGCGGATACTACTTCGCCATCAACGACAACATAGACCTGGCGCTTACAGGCGAGATATATACCAAAGGCTCATGGGGGCTCACGGCTCAGTCGAGCTATGTGAAGAGATACAAATACAACGGCTCGTTCAACATATCGTATCTCACCACGATATATGGCGAAAAAGGCAATCCAGACTACTCTAAGCAGACCAACTTCCAGGTGCTGTGGAACCACTCGCAGGACTCCAAGGCCAATCCCAACATGTCGCTGTCGGCATCGGTCAACTTTACCTCATCGGGCTACTCGCGCAACGACCTCAACAGCTACTACTCCCCCTCGTTCACCGAGAACACCAAGAGTTCGACGGTCAACATGACCTATCGTTTCCCCAACTCGAAATGGTCGCTGTCGACAACCGCCAACATAGCGCAGCGTACATCCGACTCCACGCTTACCGTATCGTTTCCCAACCTTACGGCCTCTATGTCGCAGATATACCCATTCAAGCGCAAGCGTGCGGTAGGCAAAGAGCGCTGGTACGAGAAAATCAAGCTGAGCTATAGCGGACAGTTCCAGAACTCGCTGACTGCCAAGCAGGATGTATTCTTCCAGAAGAGTCTCGTAAAGGACTGGCGCAACGGCGCCCGCCACTCGGTGCCCATATCCGCCACATTCAGCGTGTTCAAGTATCTCAACCTCACGCCCTCTCTGCAGATTAACGACCGAATGTACACCAACAAGGTACGCCGCCAGTGGGACCCCAATGCTTCGGCCGAAGTGTGCGACACGACCTACGGATTTTACAACGTGTGGGACTTCCAGGGCTCGCTCTCTCTCGACACAAAAATCTACGGCTTCTTCCAGCCTATGAAATTTCTCGGCGACAAGGTGAAGATGATACGCCACGTACTCACTCCCACTATCAGTTTCTCGGGAAATCCCGACTTCGGATCGCCATTCTTCGGATACTATGGCAAGTACCACTACATGAACTCGCAGGGAGAGATGGTCGAACGACAGTACTCGATGTTCCCCAACGCCGTGTTCGGTGTGCCAGGCACCGGACGGTCGGGTTCGGTGTCGCTGTCGCTCGCCAACAACCTCGAAATGAAAGTAAAGAGCGACGCCGACTCCACAGGCGAAAAGAAGATATCGCTTATCGAGAACTTCACCGTGTCGCAGAGCTACAACTTTGCAGCCGACTCGATGAACTGGAGTAATATCAACACCTCGCTGATGCTACGCCTGGTGAAGAACTTCAACCTCAACCTCAACGCCACCTGGGATGTCTACACCTACCAGCTGTCGCCGACCGGCACTCCCGTGCGCGTAAACGTTCCTCGCTGGAAAGTGGGAAAAGGGCTCGGACGTCTGTCGTCGACCGGCACCTCATTCTCCTACACATTCAACAACAATACCTTCAAGCGAGGAAAAGACAAAGACAAGAATAAAGACAAAAACCGTCGGCGTCGCGGCTCGGACGACGATGACTTCGATGAAGATTACGACGAAGAGGGCGACAACTTCGCCGGCAACAACGACCGCCGGCGTCGGCGCGGAAACGATGACGACAGCGTAGAGATGGGAGCCGACGGATATATGGACTGGAGTGTGCCCTGGAATCTTACATTCAACTATTCCGTCAACTACGGATACGGCACGTTCAACAAGAAAAAGATGGAATACGACGGGCGTATCACCCAGAACCTGTCGTTCTCAGGCAATATCCAGCCTACCAAAAACTGGAACTTCGGATTCTCGGCGTCGTACAATTTCGACACCCACAAGCTCGCCTACATGAACTGCAACATCTCGCGCGACCTTCACTGCTTCACGATGACAGCGAGCTTCGTTCCCGTAGGGCCATACAAAAGCTACAACTTCCATATATCGGTCAAGTCGTCGATGCTCTCCGACCTCAAGTACGACAAACGGTCGTCATACTCCAACGGCATCACATGGTATTGA